A portion of the Choristoneura fumiferana chromosome 6, NRCan_CFum_1, whole genome shotgun sequence genome contains these proteins:
- the LOC141429236 gene encoding uncharacterized protein, translated as MCLYCAYALPRGARASRRGVLPTDEADHVESLAGRRLVPTRLAAHVHPRRLLHQFRYAQAIPSGISVCGGGRPEATVPRHCGRVPRQPPEDAALRRPQECTECRGGDGSVCGSVGPAATVPAAGWRRARRQYALRHRRPGHRGRAVRPGTYNPTFFCTPFPLLNVT; from the exons ATGTGTTTATACTGTGCTTATG CACTGCCACGCGGTGCCAGAGCTTCGCGACGAGGTGTACTGCCAACTGATGAAGCAGACCACGTCGAATCGCTCGCCGGCCGCCGACTCGTGCCAACGCGCCTGGCGGCTCATGTCCATCCTCGCCGCCTACTTCACCAGTTCCGATACGCTCAG GCCATTCCTAGTGGAATATCTGTCTGCGGCGGCGGCAGACCGGAGGCGACCGTGCCAAGGCACTGCGGCCGTGTGCCTCGCCAACCTCCGGAAGACGCTGCGCTGCGGCGGCCGCAAGAATGTACCGAGTGTCGAGGAG GTGACGGCAGTGTCTGCGGGTCGGTCGGCCCGGCGGCAACTGTACCGGCTGCCGGGTGGCGCCGAGCGCGTCGTCAATACGCGCTGCGCCACCGTCGTCCGGGACATCGTGGACGAGCTGTGCGACCTGGTACGTACAACCCAACGTTTTTCTGTACCCCCTTCCCCCTCTTGAACGTTACGTAA
- the LOC141428739 gene encoding uncharacterized protein, translating into MRLLREEVKAARADMLGVQEHHFGTLDGCDLCNQRVDDLSERVEAIERQQPANVLPDASIFEEKIASLMQDINDRDQDLLQNDVEVAGVPEGKNESAMHLALSIFIKLGVQLEERDIVSAERAGPLRVAREGGGGAPRPRPLVVRLARRAERDRLLAAARVRRGATTEGITSAVTTFYINERLTKANRILFYKARVEASSRNWKYVWTGMETSTSAGAWLTPSPPAF; encoded by the coding sequence ATGCGTCTACTCCGCGAGGAAGTGAAGGCAGCCCGTGCGGACATGCTTGGAGTTCAGGAGCACCATTTCGGGACTCTCGACGGCTGTGACCTGTGCAATCAAAGGGTGGACGACCTCTCTGAACGCGTGGAGGCAATTGAACGTCAGCAACCTGCCAATGTGTTACCGGATGCCTCTATTTTCGAAGAGAAAATTGCAAGCTTGATGCAGGACATCAATGACCGTGACCAAGACCTGTTACAAAACGACGTAGAAGTGGCAGGTGTACCTGAGGGGAAGAATGAGAGTGCCATGCACCTTGCGCTCAGTATTTTTATCAAGCTAGGCGTGCAGTTGGAGGAACGTGACATAGTGAGCGCGGAGCGCGCAGGCCCATTGCGAGTGGCACGtgagggcggcggcggcgccccgCGCCCTAGACCGCTCGTCGTGCGACTGGCTCGCCGCGCCGAGCGTGACCGCTTGCTGGCTGCTGCGAGAGTGCGCCGCGGCGCCACCACTGAGGGCATCACCTCGGCTGTGACTACATTTTACATCAACGAGCGGCTGACTAAAGCAAACAGGATACTCTTCTACAAAGCGCGTGTAGAGGCTTCTAGCAGGAACTGGAAATATGTCTGGACCGGGATGGAAACATCTACGTCCGCAGGAGCATGGCTCACCCCGTCACCGCCTGCGTTCTGA